From Candidatus Nitricoxidivorans perseverans, the proteins below share one genomic window:
- a CDS encoding polysaccharide biosynthesis protein, protein MGLSSYYSDKRILVTGGCGTVGKELVRQLASQSPLELRVLDNSEDGVFALNQEFGHLPCVNAVIGDIRDEHRIHDASEGVDILFHVAALKHVQICERAPGDAVMTNIVGTQNVIRAALNNKVKTCLLTSTDKAVNPTNVMGTSKLMAERLMTAANNYSGKESVRFASTRFGNVLASRGSVVRIFYEQIRQGGPITITDATMTRFIMTIQESARLILAGARLAKGGEVFVPKMPIIRIVDLAAAMISLFAPKLGCDPASIQIAYVGRRPGEKTYEELMTGEESARATELDDLFAILPSRGSLRWEIDYSYPGGVRPADNCSYDTDKGPFLSQQEICGFLEAAAIDLLLENNQ, encoded by the coding sequence ATGGGACTCTCAAGCTATTACTCGGACAAACGAATACTGGTTACCGGCGGATGCGGTACAGTCGGCAAGGAACTCGTGCGGCAACTTGCGTCTCAATCGCCCCTGGAACTCAGGGTCCTGGACAACAGCGAGGACGGCGTCTTCGCCCTGAACCAGGAGTTCGGCCACCTTCCATGCGTGAACGCGGTCATCGGCGACATCCGGGACGAGCATAGGATTCACGACGCATCTGAAGGGGTCGACATCCTTTTCCATGTTGCGGCTCTCAAGCACGTGCAGATTTGCGAAAGGGCGCCGGGCGATGCGGTCATGACGAATATCGTGGGCACCCAGAACGTCATTCGGGCAGCACTGAACAACAAGGTAAAGACCTGCCTCCTGACGAGCACGGACAAGGCCGTGAATCCGACGAACGTCATGGGCACGAGCAAGCTTATGGCGGAACGCCTGATGACCGCCGCGAACAACTACTCCGGGAAGGAAAGCGTCAGGTTCGCTTCGACCCGCTTCGGCAACGTCCTCGCCTCCCGCGGCTCCGTGGTCCGCATTTTCTACGAGCAGATCAGGCAGGGCGGCCCCATTACGATAACCGACGCCACCATGACGCGCTTCATCATGACGATCCAGGAAAGCGCTCGGCTGATTCTTGCCGGCGCTAGGCTGGCGAAGGGAGGCGAGGTGTTCGTTCCCAAGATGCCGATCATCCGGATCGTCGACCTGGCAGCGGCGATGATCTCGCTGTTCGCGCCGAAGCTTGGGTGTGATCCGGCCTCGATCCAGATCGCCTATGTGGGACGCAGGCCTGGAGAGAAGACCTACGAGGAGTTGATGACGGGGGAGGAGTCTGCCCGGGCGACGGAACTGGACGACCTCTTTGCCATTCTGCCCTCCCGCGGGTCGCTGAGGTGGGAGATCGACTATTCGTATCCCGGCGGAGTGCGCCCGGCCGACAACTGCTCATACGACACGGACAAGGGCCCGTTCCTTTCGCAGCAGGAGATATGCGGTTTCCTCGAGGCTGCCGCAATCGACCTGCTTCTCGAAAACAACCAATAG
- a CDS encoding N-acetylneuraminate synthase family protein, with product MKNDKLEALIANVPFVIAEVGNNHLGDPELAHRTLDAAADAGVDAVKFQLFDPDELVASTEPVLSHVPDNRFATQRERFRHMVLGREHFIALVEHARMRNVMFLCTPFDRESADFLAPLVPAFKIASGDASNFQLLDHVASMGKPMFVSTGCCTQDEVDWLVGRMPKDRLVIFHCVGSYPTPDAEASMSMIPYYASRYGVPVGYSDHTKDQLAPLLAVALGVVAIEKHFILDRSIPGGDRALSLTGPEMANLVSELRRARLMLGESSQRTILACERYGREKLRRSPYARHAVKAGEHMQMQDVILLRPEIAGAYSLADLSRHSAVQALRDIGAETPLTPDNSILLA from the coding sequence ATGAAGAACGACAAGCTCGAAGCATTGATCGCGAATGTTCCGTTCGTGATCGCGGAGGTCGGCAACAACCATCTCGGGGACCCCGAACTCGCCCACAGGACGCTCGATGCCGCTGCAGACGCGGGCGTCGACGCGGTCAAGTTCCAACTGTTCGACCCCGATGAGCTCGTCGCGTCGACGGAGCCCGTGCTGAGCCACGTTCCGGACAACCGGTTTGCGACTCAGCGCGAGCGATTCCGCCACATGGTGCTCGGACGGGAGCATTTCATCGCTCTGGTCGAGCATGCGCGCATGCGCAACGTGATGTTCCTGTGCACGCCGTTCGACCGGGAGAGTGCGGACTTTCTCGCGCCCCTTGTCCCGGCATTCAAGATCGCGTCGGGTGACGCGAGCAACTTCCAGCTTCTCGACCATGTCGCGTCCATGGGGAAGCCGATGTTCGTCTCGACGGGATGTTGCACGCAGGATGAGGTGGACTGGCTGGTCGGACGGATGCCGAAGGACCGGCTCGTGATCTTTCACTGCGTAGGCTCGTACCCGACCCCGGATGCCGAGGCCTCGATGAGCATGATCCCGTATTACGCAAGCCGCTACGGCGTTCCGGTCGGTTACTCCGACCACACGAAGGACCAACTGGCGCCTCTTCTCGCGGTCGCCTTGGGGGTGGTTGCCATCGAAAAGCACTTCATCCTCGACAGGAGCATTCCCGGAGGGGATCGGGCCCTTTCGCTGACTGGCCCGGAGATGGCGAACCTGGTTTCGGAATTGCGGAGGGCAAGGCTGATGCTCGGTGAATCCTCCCAGAGAACGATCTTGGCATGCGAGCGCTACGGCCGCGAAAAGTTGAGGAGATCGCCCTATGCGAGGCATGCCGTGAAGGCGGGAGAACACATGCAGATGCAGGACGTCATCCTTCTCAGGCCGGAGATTGCCGGAGCCTATTCCCTGGCCGATCTCAGCCGGCACTCCGCCGTGCAAGCATTGCGGGACATCGGCGCGGAGACTCCGCTGACGCCGGACAATTCCATCCTGTTGGCGTAG
- a CDS encoding NAD-dependent epimerase/dehydratase family protein — MKILILGGDGYLGWPTAMDLSSAGHEVAVADNYLRRRLMMEQGVEPLFPVPLLHERANLWKAETGREIEVHVGDLADWAFVTALFRSVRPDAIIHYAEQPSAPYSMLNRDAAMLTLRNNLETTGNLVYAVRQECPQAHIVKLGTMGEYGTPNIDIEEGWLDIEHKGRRDRFLFPRQAGSLYHTTKIMDTDLLWFYVRTWGMRVTDLMQGPVYGFESEEAVRPELRPFFNYDEIFGTVLNRFVVQAVAGYPLTVYGKGGQTRGYLNIVDTLNCVRLCVENPPDDGEMRILNQFVDVFSVNDLAEKVVRVGGNMGLDVQVQSLANPRVEREDHYYNPASTGLRDLGLKPHPLTDDVLAGLFGAVLEHKGNIKPQLFFSGRKWC; from the coding sequence ATGAAGATTCTCATTCTGGGCGGAGACGGGTATCTCGGATGGCCGACGGCCATGGACCTGTCCAGTGCCGGACACGAAGTGGCCGTTGCCGACAATTACCTGCGCCGCAGGCTGATGATGGAACAAGGCGTCGAGCCGCTGTTCCCGGTGCCGCTGCTGCATGAGCGGGCGAACCTGTGGAAGGCAGAGACGGGTCGCGAGATCGAAGTCCATGTCGGTGATCTTGCCGACTGGGCGTTCGTGACCGCACTGTTCCGGAGCGTGCGCCCGGACGCCATCATCCACTATGCGGAACAGCCGTCCGCACCATACTCGATGCTGAACCGGGATGCCGCAATGCTGACGCTGCGGAACAACCTGGAAACCACTGGAAACCTAGTGTATGCGGTCAGGCAGGAATGTCCGCAAGCCCACATCGTCAAGCTCGGCACGATGGGGGAATATGGAACGCCGAATATCGACATCGAGGAAGGTTGGCTCGACATCGAGCACAAGGGCCGGCGCGACCGCTTCCTGTTTCCGAGGCAGGCGGGATCGCTCTATCACACCACGAAGATCATGGACACCGACCTCCTTTGGTTCTACGTCAGGACCTGGGGGATGCGGGTGACGGACCTGATGCAGGGCCCGGTATACGGCTTCGAAAGCGAAGAGGCAGTCCGGCCCGAACTGCGGCCATTCTTCAACTACGACGAGATATTCGGGACGGTGCTCAACCGCTTCGTCGTGCAGGCGGTGGCCGGATACCCGCTGACCGTGTATGGGAAGGGCGGCCAGACGCGTGGCTACTTGAACATCGTCGACACGCTGAACTGCGTCAGGCTCTGCGTCGAGAATCCGCCGGACGATGGGGAAATGCGGATCCTCAACCAGTTCGTCGACGTGTTCAGCGTGAACGACCTAGCCGAGAAAGTCGTTCGCGTAGGCGGGAACATGGGGCTGGATGTGCAGGTGCAGTCACTGGCGAATCCGCGCGTGGAACGGGAAGACCATTACTACAATCCGGCATCCACCGGGCTTCGAGACCTTGGCCTGAAGCCGCATCCACTGACCGACGACGTCCTCGCAGGTCTGTTCGGCGCCGTCCTCGAACACAAGGGGAACATCAAGCCGCAACTGTTCTTCTCGGGCAGGAAGTGGTGCTAG
- a CDS encoding B12-binding domain-containing radical SAM protein, giving the protein MAKILLINPSYLRTYGTNQAGMANPVYPVLSLATLAGAAQRAGHRPEILDLSYRAYDPEELRRQITRGGYDVVGITATSPLVNQTRDISFLVKDISSDIRVIAGGAHPSALPVETIHESALDAVVVGEGDMTIVDILDGKQFSDVPGICWRNGDTPVMNAPRPMVMDLDELAMPAWELYPVDEYRGRITKIIAKYAPLATIEFSRGCVFRCDFCGSKNTMGLGYRKKSPERCAEEMLYLQKLGYREALLTDDIFTSDNDWAVAVCEEFVRRGVKVVWTCTNGIRVDSANQKLFEMMKRAGCYRVHFGFESGNDAVLRAFGKGGKASLQQGIEAVRMARRAGLETWGMFMFGLSADTMESMTDTIAYAKKVEVDVMKFGITIPFPGTPMFNEMHKLGRIKTYDWDDYNVYNEANSIMDHPHLSWSTIKEYYHRAYVECYYKNPSYILRRFIRSIKTAELFWDAYFFVRFWLMLSSQPDTPDQENYAYRHWWEPLNIPPSSIRAYEVPVVRMKRPYKNRDAAPNCS; this is encoded by the coding sequence ATGGCAAAAATTCTCCTGATCAACCCTTCTTATCTGCGTACCTATGGGACAAACCAGGCCGGTATGGCCAATCCGGTATATCCCGTTCTTAGCTTGGCAACACTAGCAGGAGCTGCCCAGCGGGCTGGCCATCGGCCAGAGATTCTTGATCTCTCCTATCGTGCTTACGATCCCGAAGAGTTGCGCCGTCAAATTACCCGCGGTGGTTATGACGTGGTCGGCATTACCGCAACATCTCCACTCGTCAATCAAACGCGTGACATTTCATTTTTGGTAAAGGACATCTCCTCCGATATCCGAGTGATCGCCGGGGGTGCCCATCCTTCGGCGCTGCCTGTAGAAACGATCCATGAATCTGCACTCGATGCTGTGGTTGTGGGTGAAGGAGACATGACAATCGTCGACATCCTTGATGGGAAACAGTTTTCAGACGTCCCCGGGATTTGTTGGCGAAATGGTGACACTCCCGTCATGAATGCGCCTCGGCCAATGGTCATGGATCTCGATGAATTGGCCATGCCCGCCTGGGAACTCTACCCCGTCGACGAATATCGGGGCCGCATCACAAAGATCATTGCCAAGTATGCTCCGTTGGCGACCATAGAATTTTCACGCGGGTGTGTATTCCGTTGTGATTTCTGCGGCAGCAAGAACACCATGGGACTTGGCTACCGCAAAAAATCCCCGGAGCGTTGCGCGGAGGAAATGCTCTACCTGCAGAAGCTTGGATATCGCGAGGCGCTGCTGACCGACGACATCTTTACCAGCGACAACGACTGGGCGGTCGCGGTATGCGAAGAATTCGTCCGCCGGGGCGTAAAGGTGGTATGGACCTGCACCAATGGCATCCGCGTGGATAGCGCAAACCAGAAGCTTTTCGAGATGATGAAGCGGGCGGGCTGCTACCGAGTCCATTTCGGCTTCGAAAGTGGGAACGATGCGGTTCTGAGGGCTTTCGGCAAGGGGGGCAAGGCCTCGCTGCAACAGGGAATCGAGGCAGTTCGCATGGCACGCCGGGCCGGCCTGGAAACTTGGGGCATGTTCATGTTCGGTCTGTCGGCTGACACGATGGAGTCCATGACGGACACTATCGCCTACGCCAAAAAGGTGGAAGTGGACGTGATGAAGTTTGGCATCACCATCCCTTTCCCGGGAACCCCGATGTTCAACGAGATGCACAAGCTCGGACGTATCAAGACATATGACTGGGACGACTACAACGTCTACAACGAAGCCAACTCCATCATGGATCACCCCCATCTCAGCTGGTCCACGATCAAGGAGTACTACCATCGCGCCTATGTCGAGTGCTACTACAAGAACCCCTCCTACATCCTTCGCCGCTTCATCCGTTCGATCAAAACGGCGGAGCTTTTCTGGGATGCCTATTTCTTTGTTCGGTTCTGGTTGATGCTGTCGAGTCAACCCGATACGCCCGATCAGGAAAACTATGCTTACCGACATTGGTGGGAACCGCTGAATATTCCGCCATCGAGCATCCGCGCCTATGAGGTCCCGGTCGTTCGCATGAAGAGACCATACAAGAATCGCGATGCCGCTCCAAACTGTTCGTGA
- a CDS encoding Gfo/Idh/MocA family oxidoreductase encodes MSSQQPGKPRRWKAAIIGFGRIAEGRTDAGALPLSHVDAYLSNRNDVSLEAVADTSAGRRARAAELLPGIRLYSDGEEMLVAERPDIVSICTPDATHVHWLLAAGNAGVRGAWCEKPVAMTAAEADRLAVLAKESGMKVQVCHWRRFVPEISLLARSIRTGEFGEILGATGYYPGGWFRNGTHLVDLVHFLLGPLTLQHAGPSCAEEPDDPGLSVVAGLAGGAYCTLMSVPRRPYNLFELDILCVKARIRVAENGRRIEMQRSKPDPVFRHLEMLRVSRERIACQWRNASRNGLSDLVASLPGGRAPLCGLDDALAVTRFLIAASEFGKRTTPSLPSITCS; translated from the coding sequence ATGTCTTCGCAACAGCCAGGCAAGCCCAGGCGGTGGAAAGCCGCCATCATTGGTTTCGGCAGGATTGCGGAAGGCCGCACCGACGCGGGTGCCCTGCCGCTCTCCCATGTCGATGCCTACCTGTCTAACCGGAATGACGTTTCGCTGGAGGCGGTCGCCGATACGAGCGCAGGGCGTAGGGCGAGGGCTGCCGAGTTGCTGCCCGGCATCCGCCTGTATTCCGATGGCGAGGAGATGCTGGTCGCGGAGCGACCCGACATCGTCAGCATCTGCACGCCCGATGCCACGCATGTGCATTGGCTGCTTGCGGCGGGCAATGCGGGCGTTCGGGGGGCCTGGTGCGAAAAGCCCGTGGCCATGACGGCGGCGGAGGCCGACCGGCTTGCAGTCCTCGCGAAGGAAAGCGGCATGAAGGTGCAGGTTTGTCACTGGCGGCGTTTCGTCCCGGAGATTTCGCTGCTGGCGCGATCGATCCGGACGGGTGAATTCGGGGAGATTCTCGGGGCAACCGGGTACTATCCCGGGGGCTGGTTCCGCAATGGCACCCACCTCGTCGACCTCGTTCATTTCCTGTTGGGACCCCTGACGCTGCAACATGCCGGTCCTTCCTGCGCCGAGGAACCCGACGACCCCGGGCTTTCGGTCGTCGCCGGCCTGGCGGGCGGAGCGTACTGCACGCTCATGTCCGTCCCGAGGCGTCCGTACAATCTTTTCGAACTCGACATCCTGTGCGTTAAGGCGCGCATCAGGGTCGCGGAGAATGGACGCCGCATCGAGATGCAGCGCAGCAAGCCCGATCCGGTATTCCGGCACCTGGAAATGCTCCGCGTGTCCCGGGAGCGGATTGCATGTCAATGGCGAAACGCGTCCAGGAACGGATTGTCGGACCTGGTCGCCAGCCTTCCGGGAGGTCGCGCGCCCCTTTGCGGCCTGGATGATGCACTGGCCGTCACGCGCTTCCTGATCGCCGCCTCCGAGTTCGGGAAGCGGACAACACCATCCTTGCCATCCATCACCTGCTCATGA
- a CDS encoding DegT/DnrJ/EryC1/StrS family aminotransferase, with protein sequence MNKPALLGGSPVRAIPYPPYNPIDEEARRRADAVLESGLLSGFVGRGNAQFYGGPVVLELEAALCRRFGSAHAVTVNSATSGLHAALLAAGIGPGDEVIVPPITMSATASAVLMCGATPVFADIEPDYFCLDPEAVRKAVRPATRAIVAVNLFGQPAALGELRDIADRNGLVLVEDSAQAPGAMYEGRPAGTVGHMGVLSFNRHKTVQCGEGGAVLTDDPRLAKRLQLLRNHGEVVVHDWGTGEDNDIVGYNYRLTDLQAAVVIPQIARLDDLNLPRIRLAEALSMALAPFDFLRTPRLRPGTSHVYYLYPITYSPDLLGLSQNTFVKAASAEGVHLSAYVTPIGNLPVFGRAIPSAAAGPTRLFEGRATGVKSAACPVAERMASEQLVVTNICRPPLGMREIEEIAEAIGKVSANREALASWERGESG encoded by the coding sequence ATGAACAAACCGGCGCTTCTCGGTGGGTCGCCCGTCAGGGCCATCCCCTATCCCCCCTACAACCCGATCGACGAGGAGGCAAGGCGGCGGGCGGATGCCGTCCTCGAAAGCGGCCTCCTGTCGGGATTCGTCGGCCGCGGCAATGCCCAGTTCTACGGCGGCCCGGTCGTCCTTGAACTTGAGGCCGCGCTTTGCCGGCGTTTCGGTTCGGCCCATGCGGTAACGGTCAACTCGGCGACAAGCGGACTGCATGCAGCGCTGCTTGCGGCGGGCATCGGGCCGGGAGACGAGGTCATCGTCCCTCCCATCACGATGTCCGCCACGGCATCGGCCGTCCTTATGTGCGGCGCGACCCCCGTCTTCGCAGACATCGAACCGGACTATTTCTGCCTGGATCCCGAGGCTGTTCGCAAGGCGGTACGGCCGGCGACCAGGGCGATCGTCGCGGTGAATCTGTTTGGCCAGCCCGCCGCACTGGGGGAACTCCGGGATATCGCCGACCGGAACGGGCTCGTACTCGTAGAAGACAGTGCCCAGGCGCCCGGAGCGATGTACGAAGGGAGGCCGGCGGGCACGGTGGGCCATATGGGCGTGCTCAGCTTCAACCGCCACAAGACGGTGCAGTGCGGCGAGGGAGGCGCCGTGCTGACGGACGATCCCCGGCTGGCGAAGCGCCTTCAACTGCTGCGTAACCACGGCGAGGTAGTCGTCCATGATTGGGGTACCGGCGAGGACAACGACATCGTCGGATACAACTACCGCCTGACCGACTTGCAGGCGGCGGTCGTGATACCGCAAATTGCACGGCTCGATGACCTGAACCTTCCCCGCATCCGCCTTGCCGAGGCGCTTTCGATGGCCCTAGCGCCGTTCGACTTCCTGCGCACGCCGCGATTGCGTCCCGGCACGTCCCATGTCTATTACCTGTACCCGATCACCTATTCCCCGGATCTGCTGGGACTGAGCCAGAACACCTTCGTGAAGGCGGCTTCCGCCGAGGGAGTCCACCTTTCGGCATACGTTACCCCCATCGGCAATCTGCCCGTCTTCGGCCGCGCGATTCCGTCCGCGGCGGCGGGGCCGACGAGGCTTTTCGAGGGGCGCGCGACGGGGGTGAAGTCTGCCGCCTGCCCTGTGGCCGAGAGGATGGCGTCCGAGCAACTGGTCGTGACGAACATATGCCGCCCACCGCTGGGAATGCGGGAGATCGAGGAAATTGCCGAGGCAATCGGCAAGGTATCCGCCAACCGCGAGGCGTTGGCCAGTTGGGAGCGGGGCGAGTCCGGATGA
- a CDS encoding NAD-dependent epimerase/dehydratase family protein — MADRQVLISGGLGFIGQALMAPLLADGVRVRVLDDLSNPSIPPEVARGMGAEVIVGNIADKDACFQAAEGVAGIVHLAAQTYVARSIEDPWSDLRINGQGTLNLLEAARRCGVEHFVLASSNAVAGTAQPPFSEEARLNPLSPYGCTKLLAESYCGVYARTHGVRTVALRFSNIFGPGSWRKGSVVATFIRKALQGEPVVVDGDGRQTRDFLYIDDLVAAIRLAMERAPAGEVFCIGAGRATTIAEVVGELDRIYSSWAGKPMMIEHGPPRLGDIRDNWSDISKAGRLLGFSPDRPLGVAMEQTFGWFVEEWLPVSGNWPTH; from the coding sequence ATGGCAGACAGGCAGGTATTGATTTCCGGCGGACTTGGATTCATCGGCCAGGCCCTCATGGCGCCCTTGCTTGCCGATGGAGTCCGCGTTCGCGTACTGGATGACCTCAGCAACCCCTCGATTCCGCCGGAAGTCGCGCGGGGCATGGGCGCGGAAGTCATCGTCGGGAACATTGCCGACAAGGACGCCTGCTTCCAGGCTGCGGAAGGCGTGGCCGGGATTGTGCATCTGGCAGCCCAGACTTATGTGGCGCGCTCGATAGAGGACCCATGGTCCGACCTCCGGATAAATGGACAGGGTACGCTCAACCTGCTCGAAGCGGCGAGAAGGTGCGGCGTGGAGCACTTCGTCCTTGCTTCGTCGAACGCGGTTGCCGGCACGGCCCAGCCGCCGTTTTCCGAAGAGGCGCGGCTGAATCCCCTGTCCCCCTACGGCTGCACCAAGCTGCTTGCGGAAAGCTATTGCGGGGTATATGCCCGTACGCATGGCGTCAGGACGGTGGCCCTGCGGTTCTCCAACATTTTCGGGCCCGGCTCGTGGAGGAAGGGCAGTGTTGTGGCCACCTTCATCAGAAAGGCATTGCAGGGCGAGCCGGTCGTTGTCGACGGCGACGGCCGGCAGACGAGGGATTTCCTGTATATCGACGATCTGGTTGCCGCCATACGGCTTGCGATGGAGCGCGCCCCTGCGGGGGAAGTGTTCTGCATAGGCGCTGGCCGTGCCACGACGATCGCGGAGGTTGTCGGCGAACTCGACCGCATATACTCATCATGGGCCGGCAAGCCGATGATGATCGAGCATGGCCCCCCACGGTTGGGCGACATCCGGGACAACTGGAGCGACATTTCGAAGGCAGGACGCCTGCTGGGCTTTTCCCCTGATCGCCCGCTGGGGGTCGCGATGGAGCAGACGTTCGGCTGGTTTGTCGAAGAGTGGCTGCCGGTTTCGGGGAACTGGCCAACCCATTGA
- a CDS encoding N-acetyl sugar amidotransferase, translating into MSSENGDVPFPQLRYCVRCCLPETVEGIRFDERGICTGCNSSEQKMKIDWAEREKALRGKLEHYKQLAGDNYHCIVPISGGKDSCFQLYVLTRIYGIRPLAVTFSHTWYSETGRYNLQNALEKFDVDHIMYTPKRSLVNRLARKSLYAIGDACWHCHTGVGAFPLQIARRFGIRLLVWGESAAENGTKADYQNPVKFDENYFLRISSKVGTDAMVGDGIEAGELRMFRYPTSDEMREAGIEGIHLGDYVFWDDERFVEFLKKEIDWREDHVEGTYKGYKSVECRMAGVHDYMKFMKRGFGRATDHATRDVRAGILTQAEGFDLARRHDAERPGAMDMYTELTGLDESEVIRELKAQRKGAARKLG; encoded by the coding sequence ATGAGCAGCGAAAACGGCGACGTACCCTTTCCGCAACTGCGCTATTGCGTCAGGTGCTGCCTTCCGGAAACCGTCGAGGGCATCAGGTTCGACGAACGCGGGATATGCACCGGATGCAACAGCTCGGAGCAGAAGATGAAGATCGACTGGGCCGAGCGAGAAAAGGCGCTCAGGGGAAAGCTGGAGCATTACAAGCAGCTTGCCGGCGACAACTACCATTGCATCGTTCCGATAAGCGGCGGCAAGGACTCCTGTTTCCAGTTGTATGTGCTGACGCGCATATACGGAATCCGGCCGCTCGCCGTGACTTTCAGCCACACCTGGTATTCGGAGACGGGCAGATACAACCTCCAGAATGCGCTGGAGAAATTCGATGTGGACCACATCATGTACACACCAAAGCGCAGCTTGGTCAATCGGCTGGCGCGCAAATCGCTGTACGCGATCGGGGATGCCTGCTGGCATTGCCACACGGGTGTCGGCGCCTTCCCGCTTCAGATTGCCCGCAGGTTCGGCATCAGGCTGCTGGTCTGGGGGGAGTCCGCTGCCGAGAACGGAACCAAGGCGGATTACCAGAATCCGGTCAAGTTCGACGAAAACTACTTCCTCAGAATCTCATCGAAGGTCGGCACCGATGCGATGGTCGGCGATGGCATCGAGGCGGGCGAGTTGAGGATGTTCCGGTATCCGACGAGCGACGAGATGCGGGAGGCCGGCATCGAAGGCATCCACCTCGGAGACTACGTATTCTGGGACGACGAGAGATTCGTCGAATTCCTGAAAAAGGAGATCGACTGGCGGGAAGACCATGTCGAGGGAACGTACAAGGGGTACAAGAGCGTCGAGTGTCGAATGGCGGGCGTCCATGACTACATGAAGTTCATGAAAAGGGGATTCGGGAGGGCCACGGACCACGCGACCAGGGATGTGCGGGCCGGTATCCTCACACAGGCCGAAGGCTTCGATCTGGCGCGCCGGCATGACGCAGAACGCCCCGGCGCCATGGACATGTATACCGAACTCACTGGCCTGGACGAGTCGGAAGTGATCCGCGAACTGAAAGCCCAGCGGAAGGGTGCGGCCAGGAAGCTTGGCTGA
- a CDS encoding amidase, with protein sequence MSAAEIGRLVGAKRLSAREVTEAALRRIRDGDAAIHAWESVDEEYALRQAAVVDARIESGGEAGCMAGAPLGVKDVFNTEVLPTRMGSAIWRDHHAGNDARVVAQLRWAGAIIVGKTVTAEFAVHEPGPTRNPHNLDRTPGTSSSGSAAAVSAGMVPVALGTQTAGSLIRPASFCGIFAFKPTFGWLPRTGVLKTTDTLDQIGFHVRHMDDARLLFEAARIGGRDHPLKEERLASFPEKRNWRVGLARTHLWNEAPDYARRVLLDFAESIRCNAIEVVDTDLPAGFNRAHDVHAAIYDSDLSYYFRREMNIDERSVSAQLREIIRSGMRIPPDRYQEALRQQAALAGGLDRHMAESGIDMLLTLSSNGEAPMTEPIPFRDPCAIFSLCGMPTVSMPAFSSPSGLPFGAQIAARKYADRLLLDFAEYLVAQGLAPAAKIASAQT encoded by the coding sequence TTGAGCGCCGCCGAGATCGGCAGGCTTGTAGGCGCGAAGCGCCTGAGCGCACGGGAGGTGACCGAGGCGGCGCTGCGGCGGATTCGCGACGGGGACGCCGCAATCCATGCGTGGGAAAGCGTTGACGAGGAGTACGCCTTGCGCCAGGCGGCGGTAGTGGACGCGCGCATCGAATCCGGCGGAGAAGCCGGCTGCATGGCTGGCGCCCCGCTCGGCGTCAAAGACGTATTCAACACGGAAGTGCTGCCAACTAGGATGGGCAGCGCGATCTGGCGCGATCACCACGCGGGCAACGACGCAAGGGTGGTCGCCCAGCTACGGTGGGCCGGCGCAATCATCGTCGGGAAGACCGTGACTGCCGAGTTCGCGGTGCATGAGCCGGGGCCGACGCGCAATCCCCACAACCTCGATCGGACACCGGGAACTTCCTCCAGCGGCTCGGCCGCCGCGGTGTCGGCAGGAATGGTGCCGGTGGCTCTGGGAACGCAGACCGCCGGCTCGCTCATCCGACCGGCCAGCTTTTGCGGCATCTTCGCCTTCAAGCCGACATTCGGCTGGCTGCCGCGAACGGGCGTCCTGAAAACCACCGACACGCTCGACCAGATCGGTTTCCATGTGCGGCACATGGATGATGCCCGCCTGCTGTTCGAGGCTGCCAGAATCGGGGGGCGGGATCATCCCCTGAAAGAGGAACGTCTTGCATCCTTTCCGGAAAAGCGGAATTGGCGGGTCGGCCTTGCGAGAACGCACCTCTGGAATGAAGCCCCGGATTATGCGCGGCGTGTACTGCTGGATTTCGCGGAATCCATCAGGTGCAATGCGATTGAAGTCGTCGACACCGACCTGCCTGCAGGGTTCAACCGTGCGCACGACGTCCATGCCGCCATCTACGATTCCGACCTTTCGTATTATTTCAGGCGCGAGATGAACATCGACGAACGGAGCGTCAGCGCCCAGCTTCGCGAGATCATCAGGAGCGGAATGAGGATTCCCCCCGATCGCTACCAGGAGGCGCTTAGACAGCAGGCCGCCCTTGCAGGAGGCCTGGATCGCCATATGGCCGAATCGGGCATCGACATGCTGCTGACGCTGTCGTCGAATGGCGAAGCGCCGATGACGGAGCCGATTCCCTTTCGCGACCCCTGCGCGATCTTTTCGCTCTGCGGCATGCCGACCGTGAGCATGCCCGCGTTTTCAAGCCCATCCGGCCTCCCTTTCGGAGCGCAGATCGCCGCCAGGAAATATGCGGACCGCCTGCTGCTCGACTTTGCAGAATATCTCGTGGCGCAGGGGTTGGCCCCGGCGGCGAAGATTGCATCAGCACAAACCTGA